A genomic segment from Neisseria perflava encodes:
- a CDS encoding aspartate kinase, producing MALIVHKYGGTSVGSPERIKNVAKRVAKARAEGHDIVVVVSAMSGETNRLVALAHEMQEHPDPRELDVVLATGEQVTIGLLAMALKDIGVDAKSYTGWQVALQTDTSHTKARIENIDDEKMRADLAAGKVVIVAGFQGISSEGNISTLGRGGSDTSAVAIAAALKADECQIYTDVDGVYTTDPRVVPEARRMDTITFEEMIELASLGSKVLQIRSVEFAGKYKVRLRVLSSLQDGGNGTLITFEEDDNMERAAVTGIAFDKNQARINVRGVPDKPGVAYQILGAVADANIEVDMIIQNVGSEGTTDFSFTVPRGDYKQTIELLQQRQDSIGAAYIDGDDTVCKVSAVGLGMRSHVGVAAKIFRTLAEEGINIQMISTSEIKVSVLIDEKYMELATRVLHKAFDLGN from the coding sequence ATGGCGTTAATCGTACATAAATACGGCGGCACATCAGTAGGCTCGCCCGAACGCATCAAAAACGTAGCCAAACGTGTCGCCAAAGCCCGCGCCGAAGGACACGACATCGTAGTCGTCGTATCCGCCATGAGCGGCGAAACCAACCGACTGGTCGCACTGGCGCACGAAATGCAAGAGCATCCCGATCCGCGCGAACTCGACGTCGTTCTCGCTACCGGCGAACAAGTGACCATCGGCCTGCTGGCCATGGCCCTGAAAGACATCGGCGTTGACGCCAAGAGCTACACCGGCTGGCAAGTCGCCCTCCAAACCGACACTTCCCACACCAAAGCCCGCATCGAAAACATCGACGACGAGAAAATGCGTGCCGATTTGGCCGCCGGAAAAGTCGTTATCGTAGCCGGTTTCCAAGGCATCAGCAGCGAAGGCAATATCTCAACTCTTGGCCGTGGTGGTTCTGACACCTCCGCCGTTGCCATCGCCGCAGCCCTCAAAGCCGACGAATGCCAAATTTACACTGACGTGGACGGCGTTTACACCACCGACCCGCGCGTCGTACCCGAAGCGCGCCGCATGGACACGATCACATTCGAAGAAATGATCGAATTGGCCAGCCTCGGCTCAAAAGTTTTACAAATCCGCTCCGTAGAATTCGCCGGAAAATACAAAGTGCGCCTGCGCGTACTCAGCAGCCTGCAAGATGGCGGCAACGGCACCCTGATTACCTTTGAAGAGGACGACAACATGGAAAGAGCAGCCGTAACCGGTATCGCATTCGACAAAAACCAAGCACGCATCAACGTACGCGGCGTACCTGACAAACCCGGCGTTGCCTACCAAATCCTCGGCGCAGTTGCCGATGCCAACATCGAAGTCGACATGATCATCCAAAATGTCGGCAGTGAAGGCACAACCGACTTCTCCTTCACCGTTCCACGCGGCGACTACAAACAAACCATCGAACTCCTGCAACAACGCCAAGACAGCATCGGCGCCGCTTACATCGACGGCGACGACACCGTATGCAAAGTCTCCGCAGTCGGCTTGGGCATGCGTTCACACGTCGGCGTAGCTGCCAAAATCTTCCGCACCCTCGCAGAAGAAGGCATCAACATCCAAATGATTTCAACTTCCGAAATCAAAGTATCCGTCCTGATTGACGAAAAATACATGGAACTGGCCACCCGCGTTCTGCATAAAGCATTCGACTTAGGCAACTAA
- a CDS encoding YicC/YloC family endoribonuclease, producing MATRRNIQIHSMTGFANAAGECGGKRINLEIRAVNHRYLDVQFRMPEELRYLEGALREQIAAAVARGKLECRVQLQDAASGGQTLEVNQDLVSQLAHLNKEWRKEHNFGKLSVADVLRFPGVLAGQSEDSEALAKGVKDLLTGALKEFTAARKREGKKLGEHLLQRLDGMEEIVDALNELFPSLLQAHMDKVKTRLAEAVGNIDNDRLQQEFALFIQKSDVDEEFSRLRTHIAEVRRIVTEGKSSAGKRLDFLMQELNREANTLGSKAIAAECTQASVELKVLIEQMREQVQNIE from the coding sequence ATGGCTACAAGACGAAATATTCAAATTCACAGTATGACCGGCTTTGCCAATGCCGCAGGCGAATGCGGCGGCAAGCGGATTAATTTGGAAATCCGCGCGGTCAACCATCGTTATTTGGATGTCCAATTCCGTATGCCGGAAGAGTTGCGCTATTTGGAAGGAGCATTGCGCGAACAGATTGCCGCGGCTGTGGCGCGCGGTAAACTGGAATGCCGTGTTCAGCTGCAAGATGCGGCTTCTGGCGGTCAGACTTTGGAAGTCAATCAGGATTTGGTCTCACAGCTGGCGCATTTGAACAAAGAATGGCGCAAGGAACACAATTTCGGCAAGCTGAGCGTGGCCGACGTTTTGCGTTTCCCCGGCGTTTTGGCAGGTCAGAGCGAAGACTCCGAGGCTTTGGCGAAAGGTGTCAAAGATTTATTGACCGGCGCGTTGAAAGAGTTCACAGCTGCCCGCAAACGCGAAGGCAAAAAACTGGGCGAACATTTGCTACAACGTCTGGACGGCATGGAAGAGATTGTGGATGCTTTGAACGAATTGTTCCCAAGCCTTTTGCAGGCACATATGGACAAAGTTAAAACCCGTTTGGCAGAAGCCGTCGGCAATATCGACAACGACCGCCTGCAACAGGAATTTGCTTTATTCATCCAAAAATCTGATGTGGATGAGGAATTCAGCCGTTTGCGCACCCATATCGCCGAAGTGCGCCGCATCGTTACTGAAGGCAAGAGCAGCGCAGGCAAACGTTTGGATTTTCTAATGCAGGAGCTCAACCGCGAAGCCAACACTTTGGGCAGCAAGGCCATCGCCGCCGAATGCACGCAAGCTTCGGTTGAACTGAAAGTCTTAATCGAACAAATGCGCGAACAGGTTCAAAATATCGAATAA
- a CDS encoding DNA polymerase III subunit chi, which translates to MPKATFYTHVARPAAFACRLISRAIRDGGQILVWSDSAAAVQQLDIDLWQQIPESFIPHEIWLSTDPMPSETPVLLAFGNALPNISQDCTVLNLSADFWSQAPAIPNRILEIVGNSLEDLAEARDRFRAYRQSGFEIEHFSREGKD; encoded by the coding sequence ATGCCTAAAGCCACTTTTTATACACACGTTGCCCGACCGGCCGCCTTTGCCTGTCGCTTGATTTCGCGCGCCATACGCGATGGCGGGCAGATTTTGGTGTGGTCGGATTCTGCCGCGGCAGTACAGCAACTCGACATTGATTTGTGGCAGCAGATTCCCGAAAGCTTTATTCCGCATGAAATCTGGCTGTCTACCGACCCCATGCCGTCTGAAACGCCGGTATTGCTTGCGTTTGGAAACGCATTGCCGAATATTTCGCAAGATTGCACGGTTTTGAACCTGTCTGCTGATTTCTGGAGTCAAGCCCCGGCCATTCCAAACCGTATCCTTGAAATTGTGGGAAATAGCTTAGAAGATTTGGCCGAAGCCCGAGACCGTTTCCGAGCTTATCGTCAGAGCGGATTTGAGATTGAGCATTTTTCGAGAGAAGGGAAGGATTGA
- a CDS encoding sulfite exporter TauE/SafE family protein has protein sequence MLADLFFYYLVLVGFAAGLMDAAVGGGGLLQIPGLFNLLPNATPVASVMGVNKFASCCGTLTATGQYLRRIPVPWKMLLPAAALAFAASYLGAKTVVYFPVQYMKPAMLVIMIAMCLYTFLKKDLGQTVRTEKLTRRETLWGLFFGALIGFYDGVFGPGTGSLLAFVFVRFYGYDFLAANASAKVINSTTNLAALTFFIPQGHVAWEWAIPLAVANLCGGVVGARLAIRGGTKLLRYGFMLLLCLTIGKFAWDLLG, from the coding sequence ATGCTTGCAGATTTGTTTTTTTATTATCTGGTGTTGGTCGGCTTTGCCGCAGGGCTGATGGATGCGGCGGTTGGCGGCGGAGGGCTGTTGCAGATTCCCGGATTGTTCAATCTATTGCCAAACGCTACGCCTGTGGCCTCGGTGATGGGTGTCAATAAATTTGCTTCCTGCTGTGGCACGTTGACCGCGACGGGGCAATATCTGCGCCGAATCCCCGTGCCGTGGAAAATGCTGCTGCCTGCCGCGGCGTTAGCATTTGCCGCTTCATATTTGGGCGCGAAAACGGTGGTGTATTTCCCCGTGCAATACATGAAACCGGCAATGCTGGTCATCATGATTGCCATGTGCCTGTACACTTTTTTGAAAAAAGACTTGGGGCAGACGGTGCGCACTGAAAAGCTGACGCGCCGCGAAACTTTATGGGGATTATTTTTCGGCGCGTTAATCGGGTTTTACGACGGCGTGTTCGGGCCGGGAACGGGCAGCCTGCTGGCTTTTGTGTTCGTCCGCTTTTACGGCTATGATTTTCTGGCGGCAAATGCTTCGGCAAAGGTCATCAATTCGACCACGAATCTTGCCGCGCTGACGTTTTTTATCCCGCAAGGCCATGTTGCGTGGGAATGGGCGATACCGTTGGCAGTGGCGAATTTGTGCGGCGGCGTGGTCGGCGCGCGCTTGGCAATACGCGGCGGAACTAAATTACTTCGTTATGGGTTTATGTTGCTGCTGTGCCTGACCATTGGGAAGTTTGCTTGGGATTTATTGGGTTGA
- the rph gene encoding ribonuclease PH: MSDYTRTGRAADSLRNIKITPNFLPHADGSCLIECGNTKVICTASIDENVPPFLRGKEQGWVTAEYGMLPASTASRMRREAAAGKQSGRTQEIQRLIGRSLRAVVDMEKLGERQILIDCDVIQADGGTRTASITGAYVALQIAVDKLLSDGLISENPIREAVAAVSAGVVGGVPLLDLDYPEDSGCDSDVNIIMTASGKIIEIQGTAEGAPFSIEELGKLIALAHKGIAELVQHQQAALLAR, translated from the coding sequence ATGAGCGACTACACCCGCACCGGCCGCGCTGCCGACAGCCTGCGCAACATTAAAATCACCCCCAATTTCCTGCCACACGCCGACGGCTCCTGCCTTATCGAGTGCGGCAACACCAAAGTGATTTGCACTGCCTCCATCGACGAAAATGTCCCGCCCTTCTTGCGCGGTAAAGAACAAGGCTGGGTAACGGCCGAATACGGCATGTTGCCGGCTTCTACCGCCTCCCGTATGCGCCGCGAGGCCGCCGCAGGCAAACAGTCCGGCCGCACACAAGAAATCCAACGTCTGATCGGCCGCTCGCTGCGCGCCGTTGTCGATATGGAAAAACTCGGCGAACGCCAAATCCTGATTGACTGCGACGTCATCCAAGCCGACGGCGGCACGCGTACCGCCTCCATTACCGGTGCCTACGTTGCCCTGCAAATCGCCGTGGACAAACTCCTTTCAGACGGCCTTATCAGCGAAAACCCAATCCGTGAAGCCGTTGCCGCCGTTTCCGCCGGCGTGGTAGGCGGTGTACCGCTTTTGGACTTGGACTATCCCGAAGATTCAGGCTGCGACAGTGACGTTAATATCATCATGACTGCATCCGGCAAAATCATCGAAATCCAAGGTACGGCCGAAGGCGCGCCGTTTAGCATCGAAGAATTGGGCAAGCTGATTGCCCTCGCGCACAAAGGCATTGCCGAATTGGTTCAACACCAGCAGGCCGCCCTTTTGGCCCGATAA
- a CDS encoding TIGR00645 family protein, giving the protein MEHSTPTKRTAHDRMGIFAHFIFASRWLQLPIYIGLIIAQVIYACKFLKSLWHLVSNFSIMDENTIMIAVLNLIDVVMIANLLTMVIVGGYETFVSRLHVDEHPDQPEWLSHVNASVLKVKLSMSIISISSIHLLQTFLNAANLSEKQIMWQCITHICFLISALAMALTDKIVYSTTHKAH; this is encoded by the coding sequence ATGGAACATTCCACCCCGACCAAACGCACAGCCCACGACCGAATGGGCATCTTCGCGCATTTCATTTTTGCCAGCCGCTGGCTGCAACTGCCGATTTATATAGGCTTGATTATCGCCCAAGTCATTTATGCCTGTAAGTTCCTCAAATCCTTGTGGCACTTGGTATCCAATTTCAGCATCATGGATGAAAACACCATCATGATCGCCGTATTGAACCTGATTGATGTCGTGATGATTGCCAATCTGCTGACCATGGTCATTGTCGGCGGCTACGAGACCTTCGTCTCCCGCCTTCACGTTGACGAGCATCCCGACCAGCCCGAATGGCTCAGCCATGTCAATGCTTCGGTTTTGAAGGTTAAGCTGTCGATGTCCATCATCAGCATTTCCTCCATCCATCTGCTGCAAACCTTCCTCAACGCCGCCAATCTGTCGGAAAAACAAATCATGTGGCAATGTATTACCCACATCTGTTTCCTGATTTCCGCGCTTGCCATGGCTTTAACGGACAAAATCGTGTACAGCACGACGCATAAAGCGCATTGA
- a CDS encoding peptide chain release factor 3, with the protein MSQEILDQVRRRRTFAIISHPDAGKTTLTEKLLLFSGAIQSAGTVKGKKTGKFATSDWMEIEKQRGISVASSVMQFDYKDHTVNLLDTPGHQDFSEDTYRVLTAVDSALMVIDAAKGVEAQTIKLLNVCRLRNTPIVTFMNKYDREVRDSLELLDEVENILQIRCAPVTWPIGMGKNFKGVYHILNDEIYLFDAGGERLPHEFDIIKGIDNPELEQRFPLEIQQLRDEIELVQAASNEFNLDEFLAGELTPVFFGSAINNFGIQEILNSLIEWAPAPKPRDATVRMVEPDEPKFSGFIFKIQANMDPKHRDRIAFLRVCSGKFERGMKMKHLRINREIAASSVVTFMSHDRELVEEAYAGDIIGIPNHGNIQIGDSFSEGEQLAFTGIPFFAPELFRSVRIKNPLKIKQLQKGLQQLGEEGAVQVFKPMSGADLILGAVGVLQFEVVTSRLANEYGVEAVFDSASIWSARWVSCEDKKKLAEFEKANAGNLSIDAGGNLAYLAPNRVNLNLTQERWPDIVFHETREHSVKL; encoded by the coding sequence ATGTCCCAAGAAATCCTCGACCAAGTGCGCCGCCGCCGCACGTTTGCCATCATCTCCCACCCCGACGCGGGTAAAACCACGCTGACCGAAAAACTGCTGCTGTTTTCAGGTGCGATTCAAAGCGCGGGTACGGTAAAAGGCAAGAAAACCGGTAAATTCGCCACTTCCGACTGGATGGAAATCGAGAAGCAGCGCGGCATTTCCGTGGCCTCGTCCGTAATGCAATTCGACTACAAAGACCATACCGTCAACCTCTTGGACACGCCGGGACACCAAGACTTCTCCGAAGATACCTACCGCGTATTGACCGCCGTGGACAGCGCCTTGATGGTCATCGACGCGGCAAAAGGTGTGGAAGCGCAAACCATCAAACTCTTGAACGTCTGCCGCCTGCGCAATACGCCGATTGTCACGTTCATGAACAAATACGACCGCGAAGTACGCGATTCGTTGGAGTTGCTGGACGAAGTGGAAAACATCCTGCAAATCCGCTGCGCGCCCGTAACCTGGCCAATCGGCATGGGCAAAAACTTCAAAGGCGTGTACCACATCCTGAATGACGAAATCTATCTCTTCGACGCAGGCGGCGAACGTCTGCCGCACGAGTTCGACATCATCAAAGGCATCGACAATCCTGAATTGGAACAACGCTTTCCATTGGAAATCCAGCAGTTGCGCGACGAAATCGAATTGGTGCAGGCTGCTTCCAATGAATTTAATCTCGACGAATTCCTCGCCGGTGAACTCACGCCCGTGTTCTTCGGATCGGCGATTAACAACTTCGGTATTCAGGAAATCCTCAATTCATTGATTGAATGGGCGCCTGCGCCGAAACCGCGCGATGCGACCGTACGCATGGTCGAGCCGGACGAGCCGAAATTCTCCGGATTTATCTTCAAAATCCAAGCCAATATGGACCCGAAACACCGTGACCGTATCGCCTTCTTGCGCGTCTGCTCCGGTAAGTTTGAGCGCGGCATGAAGATGAAACACCTGCGTATCAACCGCGAAATCGCCGCCTCCAGCGTAGTAACCTTCATGTCGCACGACCGCGAGCTGGTCGAGGAAGCCTACGCGGGCGACATCATCGGCATCCCGAACCACGGCAACATCCAAATCGGCGACAGCTTCTCCGAAGGCGAACAACTGGCATTTACCGGCATCCCATTCTTCGCGCCCGAACTGTTCCGCAGCGTACGCATCAAAAACCCGCTGAAAATCAAGCAACTGCAAAAAGGTTTGCAACAGCTCGGCGAAGAAGGCGCGGTACAGGTTTTCAAACCGATGAGCGGCGCGGATTTGATTTTAGGCGCGGTCGGCGTGTTGCAGTTTGAAGTCGTTACCTCGCGGCTGGCTAACGAATACGGCGTAGAAGCCGTGTTCGACAGCGCATCCATCTGGTCGGCGCGCTGGGTATCGTGCGAAGACAAGAAAAAGCTGGCGGAATTTGAAAAAGCCAATGCAGGCAACCTTTCGATAGACGCTGGCGGCAACCTCGCCTACCTCGCGCCTAACCGCGTAAACTTAAATCTGACACAAGAACGCTGGCCGGACATCGTGTTCCACGAAACACGCGAACATTCGGTTAAACTGTAA
- a CDS encoding bile acid:sodium symporter family protein produces MNFLTAISRQMTRFTALIIVLASIIAFIEPATFSWVKGDTQVVVLGIIMLGMGMTLGKEDYQILAQRPLDIFIGAIAQYTIMPLLAIGIAKAFDLSPGLTLGLVLVGTCPGGVSSNIMSFLAKGDVAFSVGMTTVSTVLAPVMTPLWMTYLVGQTVEMDGWGMFKFMLLVTLLPVVIGSAANILLHKKHWFEDVRAIMPAVAVVAFACIVGGVAAVHGHRFAESAFVMVLAIAAHNIGGYILGYYSGALTGMNTAKKRTLAIEVGVQNAGLATGLSAKFFPGNAESAVAAAVACVWHSVSGTVLGNLFAWWDKRKQ; encoded by the coding sequence ATGAACTTTCTGACCGCTATCAGTCGGCAAATGACCCGCTTCACCGCCTTGATTATTGTCCTTGCCTCCATCATCGCCTTTATCGAACCTGCCACTTTTTCGTGGGTAAAAGGCGATACGCAAGTCGTTGTACTCGGCATCATCATGCTCGGCATGGGCATGACTTTGGGTAAAGAAGATTATCAAATTCTGGCGCAACGTCCGCTCGATATTTTCATCGGCGCAATCGCCCAATACACGATTATGCCCCTGCTTGCCATCGGCATTGCCAAAGCCTTTGACCTTTCGCCCGGATTGACGCTAGGTCTGGTTTTGGTCGGTACCTGCCCGGGCGGTGTTTCGTCCAATATCATGAGTTTTTTGGCTAAAGGCGATGTTGCCTTTTCGGTTGGCATGACCACTGTTTCCACCGTCCTCGCGCCTGTGATGACGCCGCTGTGGATGACTTATTTGGTCGGACAAACCGTCGAAATGGACGGCTGGGGTATGTTCAAATTTATGCTGCTCGTTACCCTGTTGCCTGTCGTTATCGGCTCTGCCGCCAATATATTGCTGCATAAAAAACATTGGTTTGAAGACGTGCGCGCGATTATGCCTGCCGTTGCCGTTGTCGCGTTTGCCTGTATCGTCGGCGGCGTTGCTGCCGTTCACGGCCACCGCTTTGCTGAATCCGCTTTTGTTATGGTACTCGCCATCGCTGCCCACAACATCGGCGGCTACATCCTCGGCTATTACAGTGGCGCGCTGACCGGCATGAATACTGCTAAAAAACGCACCCTTGCCATCGAAGTCGGCGTACAAAATGCCGGACTTGCCACTGGTTTGAGTGCTAAATTCTTCCCCGGCAATGCCGAATCTGCCGTTGCCGCCGCCGTTGCCTGCGTTTGGCACTCTGTGTCAGGAACAGTTTTGGGTAATTTGTTTGCTTGGTGGGACAAGCGTAAGCAATAA
- a CDS encoding heavy metal translocating P-type ATPase — protein sequence MTSSTHPQKNCFHCGLEVPEHLHLTVRFEDEEHETCCAGCQAVAQSIIDAGLGNYYKQRTADAEKSELPPPEVLSQLKLYDLPEVQADFVEVGAGDEREAVLMLGGITCAACVWLIEQQLLRMKGVVRVDLNYSTHRCRVVWDSAHIELSDILLKIRQTGYTAAPYDAQKIEVQAQKERKQFIVRLAVAGLGMMQTMMFALPTYFYGGDIEPLYLEILHWGGFLMVLPVVFYSALPFYRGAWRDWKNRRVGMDTPIAIAIVMTFIAGIYSLATNAGQGMYFESIAMLLFFLLGGRFMEQIARRKAGDAAERLVKLVPAFCHRLPSYPESEAIEEAAVVCLNIGDTIVVKPGEVIPVDGTVLSGESEVNEAMLTGESLPIVKRPSEKVTAGTLNTSSPLIIRTDHTGGNTRLSHIVKLLDRALAQKPRAAELAEKYASSFVFGELLLAIPVFIGWAWYADAHTALWITVALLVITCPCALSLATPTALAASTGALAKDGILISGKQSLETLAQIGDVVFDKTGTLTKGQLSVSRMLSAGRLNEAQALAIAQALEQQSEHPIARAILNHKLSDGLVSALDVKVQQRVNRIGYGVSAQIEFDGETQVWALGKAAFVSEIAGNLPETFAHIDHTGSIIFLGNQSGFQTAFLLEDQIKDSAAEMLQNLKQHGIRLHLLSGDRQAAVAQVAQELGLDAYCAEAMPEDKLAYVENLQKQGRKVMMIGDGINDAPVLAQANVSAAVATSADVARDGADVVLLNDDLNVLPVMMEQARRTHQIIRQNLTWASAYNLVAVPLAVFGYVTPWIAALGMSFSSLLVLGNALRLLKTKKAV from the coding sequence ATGACATCTTCCACACATCCCCAAAAAAACTGTTTCCATTGCGGACTTGAAGTCCCGGAGCATCTGCATCTGACGGTTCGTTTTGAAGACGAAGAACACGAAACCTGCTGCGCCGGCTGCCAAGCGGTGGCGCAGAGTATCATTGATGCCGGTTTGGGCAATTATTACAAACAGCGTACCGCAGACGCGGAAAAATCTGAATTGCCACCACCGGAAGTGTTGTCGCAATTAAAGCTGTACGATTTGCCCGAAGTGCAGGCTGATTTTGTCGAGGTTGGCGCAGGGGATGAGCGCGAGGCGGTGTTGATGCTGGGCGGCATTACCTGCGCCGCGTGTGTGTGGCTGATTGAACAGCAGTTGTTGCGTATGAAGGGCGTGGTGCGCGTGGATTTGAATTACAGTACCCACCGCTGCCGCGTGGTGTGGGACAGCGCCCACATTGAATTGTCGGACATTTTGCTGAAAATCCGCCAAACCGGTTATACCGCCGCGCCTTATGACGCGCAAAAAATCGAAGTGCAGGCTCAGAAAGAGCGCAAACAGTTTATCGTCAGATTGGCTGTGGCCGGTCTGGGTATGATGCAGACGATGATGTTTGCCCTGCCGACTTATTTTTACGGCGGCGACATCGAGCCGCTTTATTTGGAAATCCTGCATTGGGGCGGCTTTTTGATGGTATTGCCCGTTGTGTTTTACAGCGCGTTGCCGTTTTACCGCGGCGCATGGCGTGACTGGAAAAACCGCCGTGTCGGCATGGATACGCCGATAGCCATTGCCATTGTGATGACCTTTATCGCCGGTATTTACAGCCTGGCCACCAACGCAGGGCAGGGCATGTATTTTGAATCCATCGCCATGCTGCTGTTTTTCCTGTTGGGCGGGCGTTTTATGGAACAGATTGCCCGACGCAAAGCAGGCGATGCGGCGGAGCGGTTGGTCAAACTGGTTCCGGCATTCTGCCACCGTTTGCCGTCTTATCCTGAAAGCGAAGCCATCGAGGAAGCCGCGGTCGTCTGCCTCAATATCGGCGATACGATTGTTGTGAAGCCCGGCGAAGTCATTCCGGTGGACGGTACGGTTTTGTCCGGCGAGAGTGAAGTTAACGAAGCCATGTTGACCGGCGAAAGCCTGCCCATCGTGAAAAGGCCGTCTGAAAAAGTAACCGCCGGCACGCTCAACACCAGCAGCCCTTTAATCATCCGAACCGACCATACCGGCGGCAACACGCGCCTGTCCCATATCGTCAAACTGCTCGACCGTGCGCTGGCGCAAAAACCGCGTGCCGCCGAGTTGGCCGAAAAATACGCGTCCAGTTTTGTGTTTGGCGAACTTTTGCTTGCGATTCCTGTTTTTATCGGCTGGGCTTGGTATGCAGATGCGCACACTGCCTTATGGATTACCGTTGCCCTGCTGGTCATTACCTGTCCGTGCGCCTTGTCGCTTGCCACACCGACCGCGCTGGCCGCTTCTACCGGTGCGCTGGCCAAAGACGGCATTCTCATCAGCGGCAAACAAAGCCTGGAAACGCTTGCCCAAATTGGCGATGTCGTGTTCGACAAAACCGGTACGCTGACCAAAGGGCAGCTTTCCGTCAGCCGTATGTTGTCCGCAGGCCGTCTGAACGAAGCTCAAGCCCTTGCTATCGCCCAAGCATTGGAGCAGCAATCCGAACACCCCATCGCCCGTGCCATTTTGAACCATAAGCTTTCAGACGGCCTGGTATCCGCGCTTGATGTGAAAGTGCAGCAACGGGTCAACCGTATTGGGTACGGTGTCAGCGCGCAAATCGAATTTGATGGCGAAACCCAAGTTTGGGCTTTGGGCAAAGCGGCGTTTGTTTCGGAAATCGCCGGTAATCTGCCTGAAACATTTGCCCATATCGACCACACAGGCAGCATTATTTTCTTGGGCAATCAAAGCGGTTTTCAGACGGCCTTTTTGCTGGAAGACCAAATCAAAGACAGCGCCGCTGAAATGTTGCAAAACCTGAAACAACACGGCATCCGTTTACACCTTTTAAGTGGCGACCGTCAGGCTGCCGTAGCCCAAGTCGCGCAAGAGCTGGGTTTGGATGCCTATTGTGCCGAAGCTATGCCTGAAGATAAGCTGGCTTATGTGGAGAATCTGCAAAAACAAGGACGTAAAGTCATGATGATCGGCGACGGGATTAACGATGCCCCCGTCCTTGCCCAAGCCAACGTGTCGGCCGCCGTGGCCACGAGTGCCGATGTGGCGCGAGACGGGGCCGATGTGGTTTTGCTCAATGATGATTTGAACGTTTTGCCCGTGATGATGGAACAGGCACGCCGTACCCATCAAATCATCCGCCAAAACCTGACTTGGGCGAGCGCATACAATCTGGTTGCCGTTCCGCTGGCCGTGTTTGGTTACGTTACCCCGTGGATCGCCGCGCTCGGCATGAGTTTCAGCTCGCTGCTGGTGTTGGGCAATGCCTTGAGATTGTTGAAAACCAAAAAGGCCGTCTGA
- a CDS encoding NADH-dependent flavin oxidoreductase, with protein sequence MNPKYAPLFQTYTLNNGVTIKNRLVVAPMTHFGSQADGLISDQERTFLNNRAGDMGMFITAATLVQKDGKAFHGQPEATGEHCLDSLKETAQILQQQGAKAILQIHHGGSKAIDDLLDGLDKISASASEAEHAREATAEEVEALIASYAQAADLALRAGFDGVEIHGANGYLIQQFYSAQSNRRNDQWGGSLENRMRFPLAVIDAVVAVREKHQRNGFIIGYRFSPEEPGDDGLTMTETGALIDALVQKPLQYLHVSLWEFDKKIRRGGDTVQTRMQFIHERINGKLPLIGVGNLFTADQILAAYETGWAEFIALGKTVMINPHIATQIREGREDEIETQLDPTRADHYGLPDTLWVFSSSGTQSWLPPVKGAEWKPMDI encoded by the coding sequence ATGAATCCAAAATACGCCCCACTCTTCCAAACATACACCCTCAATAACGGCGTAACCATCAAAAACCGCCTTGTCGTCGCCCCCATGACCCATTTCGGCTCACAAGCCGACGGTTTAATCAGCGACCAAGAGCGTACCTTCCTCAACAACCGCGCAGGCGATATGGGCATGTTTATCACTGCCGCCACTTTGGTTCAAAAAGACGGCAAAGCCTTTCACGGCCAACCTGAAGCCACAGGCGAACACTGCCTCGACAGCCTGAAAGAAACCGCACAAATCCTGCAACAGCAAGGCGCAAAAGCAATTTTGCAAATCCATCACGGCGGTTCCAAAGCCATTGATGACCTTTTGGACGGTCTCGACAAAATCAGCGCCTCCGCCAGCGAAGCCGAACACGCACGCGAAGCGACAGCAGAAGAAGTCGAGGCACTCATCGCCTCTTATGCGCAAGCCGCCGATTTGGCGCTTCGTGCCGGTTTTGACGGCGTGGAAATCCACGGCGCGAACGGCTATTTAATCCAACAGTTTTACTCTGCCCAAAGCAACCGCCGCAACGACCAATGGGGCGGCAGTCTGGAAAACAGAATGCGCTTCCCGCTGGCCGTTATTGATGCCGTGGTTGCCGTCCGTGAAAAACACCAGCGCAACGGCTTCATCATCGGCTACCGCTTCTCCCCTGAAGAACCGGGCGACGACGGCTTAACCATGACCGAAACCGGCGCACTGATTGACGCATTGGTACAAAAACCGCTGCAATATCTGCACGTTTCCTTGTGGGAATTTGATAAAAAAATCCGTCGCGGCGGCGATACCGTCCAAACCCGTATGCAGTTTATCCACGAACGCATCAACGGCAAACTGCCGCTTATCGGCGTGGGCAACCTGTTTACCGCCGATCAAATTTTGGCCGCCTATGAAACCGGCTGGGCAGAATTTATCGCATTGGGCAAAACCGTGATGATTAATCCGCACATCGCCACGCAAATCCGTGAAGGCCGCGAAGATGAAATCGAAACGCAACTCGATCCGACGCGCGCCGACCATTACGGCCTCCCCGACACCTTATGGGTATTTTCCTCCAGTGGTACGCAATCATGGCTGCCGCCGGTAAAAGGCGCAGAATGGAAACCGATGGATATTTAA